One stretch of Tolypothrix sp. NIES-4075 DNA includes these proteins:
- a CDS encoding helix-turn-helix domain-containing protein: protein MCRVLKLEIKETQVELLELLRQQKTGFGKERIQALYLLKTRQVETVQHLAVVLGRGRITVQRWLRLYRDGGLNHLLEQRKSPGRTKTIPLEVRSLIKQELSEPEGFKSYEEVQTWLLASEGIKASYKVVHEVVRYKLKAKLKAPRPRSIKQHKGIEEDFKKNFRHG, encoded by the coding sequence ATGTGTCGGGTTCTTAAATTAGAGATAAAAGAAACGCAGGTAGAACTACTAGAGTTGTTGAGGCAGCAAAAAACTGGGTTTGGGAAAGAACGAATTCAAGCTTTGTATTTACTCAAAACTCGGCAAGTAGAAACGGTACAACACTTAGCAGTGGTACTGGGAAGAGGTCGGATAACGGTACAAAGATGGCTCCGGCTTTACAGAGATGGAGGATTAAACCACCTACTCGAACAAAGAAAGAGTCCGGGACGGACAAAAACCATACCACTTGAGGTGCGATCGCTAATTAAACAAGAATTGTCTGAGCCAGAAGGATTTAAAAGCTACGAGGAAGTCCAGACCTGGCTTTTAGCGTCTGAAGGAATCAAAGCATCTTACAAGGTTGTGCATGAAGTTGTCCGTTACAAACTAAAAGCGAAATTAAAAGCACCGCGCCCACGTAGCATAAAACAACACAAGGGCATAGAGGAAGACTTTAAAAAAAACTTCCGGCATGGCTAA